AGTGATGaaattgtgaaatttaaaaACCAAGCTGTATGCAAGGAAATAGCTTTGATGCAAAGAAGAGTTACAATACAATGTATGAGAATCTCACAATCGAACCGAACATCCAGTTTGCTTGTCAATACCCGGGGATTTATAGTTTGATCAGGGGCAAAAAGTGCctatatttcattattgttataCTATGTCTTCCCAAATTATTCCAGTCATATTTGGTTATTTTGATTACAATAgtgatttgttttttcttcagCAATTAGAATACCGGTGTCTGTTAGTACTTGTACAAATTTGAATATAGGTCTGTCTGCAACGCTGACCTAAGCATAAGGTGATCCGAATCCTTATTTTAGGTCTCCAGAAAAAGGAAAGTTATTCAGTATTAATACTTATTCAACTTTTACTGTTACCTGGTTTAGTCTAGTGGTAtctaaagtaattttttttttcgttggTGATGGGGGTTTGAACCTGCTAGGCTTGCTAATCTTAATTTCCGTGCTTCATGCATGTTTTTGCTTCGAAGTTCTGAAACCAAATTCAGCAGTAAAAAGTATTAACTCTGAAAAGTAGATCTTATTGTATTGAAAATCATAACACTCACTAATCTGCTAAAATAATTGTATTGTTAATACAGTAGAAGAAGCATTAAGCATATGATCTTGTTAAGCACCATCAAGCTTAGAAGACCCCTTGCTTGTACAAGATCCTGAAAATATAATACCTACACCACGGTGCATTGTATGGATCTAAGACAACAACTGACCAAGAGTGTGGTAGGTTTCAGGTTTTTGACAAGTTCCGCCCTGGTGCCCAAGAGTATATCTCTTGGGGCATTGTACCATTCATGAGCAGGTTCTGTGGCATTGCATACAAGTCAGAGATGTCAAGATGGTGGGTGCGTCCATTTTGGTAATGCTGATTCTGCATTGCAGCAGAGAGTTCATCATCTTCCAAAGGCAGACGATCGAAAGTAGCATGCATGAATGATGCAGCCATGATTACAAGAGGGCCTGAGGCAATCAAAGCACCAACCACAGCACCTCCCACAACTTGCCCTTGAGCACCTGCCAAGTAAATTGTGAGGCCTGTGATCCCTGGAGGGGCTGGTGGGGGAAGGATTGACCCCAGCAGGGACAGAATCTCAAACCTACCATGAAGGGTCACAATGGCACCAGATGACCCTGGTTGGCGCAGTGTTACATTTGTTACACAGCCTGTTCCATTGAGTATATAAAGGCCACGTTGCTTTCTCCTTGCAAAGTTCAATAAACATTCATTCACATCAGAGCCTGAACTCACTTCCATGGCATGAGCCTTCAGTGCATTGGCACTTTCTCTGGTGACAATTATTGGTGGTTTAGGCTTGTTTTTTGAGCCGGCTGGCCGTCCACGTGGCCGCCTTAAGGTGTCCCCCTCTGCTGCAGAAGAAACAGGTGAAACTGCTTTTGGGACTTTTGGAGTTATTACAGTGACATCAATGCCAGACATGTTTGAGTTCCCCTTGTCTTGTTCTTGCTTTCTATCCATTTCACCAAACAGAAGACACTTTGAGGCAAATGTGAAGTAACAAAGAGGAAATCGCTCTCTTCTGCTTCATAGAAAAGCTTAAGTAGTCGAATTAtgacaataaattttatagGACCCCAAAAGAATGATTGTTTTGTAGGAAGGAGTTAAGTAATACCAACCAAcaaaaaattgttgttttatGCATTACTCTGCCTAATTCTGACTAACTTGGCTCATGTCAATTGCCTTCCTCAACAGATATATCTTGccacatatataattattacacTTTACTTCTCAATCTTACCCACCTACACCATCTTTCTCGCATATGACtgctttttctttatcaaactCTCTACACTTTTTCTGTTACGTAGCAGAACACTAGAAGCATGGTTGGAAGCTTGCAAGTATAgtctgtttttaaaatatatctgaCAAAAATTACTCCAAAAACTAGTCGCTAGATAATAGCTGATATATGCGTAGCATTGGATAGTTATAAGttgtaaaattagtttattaaattacaaattttgatACGATAATTAGTTGAagtaacttataaatataaaataataataaactcaaACTGCTGCGTTCCATAAGCAAAGGGTGCCAAACATCGTTTTATGATGTCAAAGTTGTTCACTCtgtagattttttttagttgacATGAATGTATGGTTCTAGATTGTCTCTGTAATTACCCTGTTAGGTGATACTGAAATACGATATGATGAAATGTAAACAAAATGTCAAAAAAATAAGAGACTTTCAAATTTGGAATTTCTTTTACTGTTCttttaatgtaaattaaattaatagacattgattttatgttttaaaatatattaacatcgATGTATATTTTAATGTTCAGCAAAGGACAATATCTAAAATCTAACACTCGACTCGAGTTTTCCAGGTCtgtgaaatattttttcatatgaaTCTATAATAGCCCTTTTTATTGTTTAACATTGATGAGTTTTTGCCCTTTGAAGTCGTGGAGCAGTATGAACACCTTAGCTAGCAATAAATACTTCAGTAgaatattataatatgttttttttagtaGCATGAAAAGTTAAATGTGAAATAAAAGCAATTATTTTCAAACATGTTTTAGAATAAGgtaatgaaaaaaattggaaacaaataaagatataataaaaagtttccttaaaaatatttttctaataacttatatttaaagcATACATGGGTATCGGCTTTCTCATTCCACTATAacaatttttagaaattattttccTATTTCAGGTTTCCAATCACCAAAGAGTTGACAAGAGAGATTATTTACGCATAGAATTTTCTcataattgaagaaaatttcaaattttgggaTATTCAATATCGTTTCTGAACTTGATTTCTTAGcataaaaaaatcatagaaaaaaaaatagagacgTCACAATctaatatatcatattaataaactaataaagaTCCGTTAgattttaatctttaataatAACTTGTGTCTTAAGACAAGAAAATCCTCTCTTAATAAATTTGGTTGATATAATAACTATAAAAGTGTTTAcatttatatatgatttataatCTAAGTATCACAAAAGAAGATCCAAAAACATTGGGTATGTAACAGAcgtgaaaatttaattattgcATACACGAACTCCTTGTCCAAATAgtttggaaaaataaataaaactttacaaaatatcttttaaaagcTAAAACCTATTTTGCAAGTGTGTTCCAAGCCTTAGATCTTCCCTTTGAGTTCCAAGTTTCATGGAAcaagagtttaaaaaaaaaattgttcttttaagTTTTCAGTCATTCACCTTGTcataaattctttaaattttaagaattccTTCCAAAGTTCTTCTTCTATTGAATTAAAAGATAGTTCTCGATCAATAATAACCTTGTTTGATCTACCTTTCCTTATCATTTTCACTTGTATAAATATAAGTCAATATTTTCAACCATATAAGTCCAGGcccatttttgaaaaaaaaaagaatgaatagAATACTTGGAGTTCTTAGCTAAATCCTGTTTTAGTCACGTAGTAAATAGTAATAAATTGGATTGATTAGAAGTAATGATAAATTAACAAAGGCCAATCATGAGTAGATCAGTTTACTTGAACATTTTCTAGTTGTTTTTCCTTTACAACAGTTATTAAAAGCATGACCGGTACAGAAATCAAAGATCCTCGTAATCTCGTATCGGGACATGTGCATATATAGTTTACCACCGTTTCCAAGAagaactattttattttaaatcaagaaaatatcATGCAGTTCAAATCTCTTTCACTGTTGTCACAACACTCACTGTAAATTTGCATCATCTTAGTTAAAAGTCCTTTCTCATCTCTCTCATCGTCATATGATTTCACCCTCATCAGTCGTAAGTAACCACAACAGAAGAATAACCTTATGAACTATGTAGctgaaaatggaaaatgaactCAATTCAAATTCCAACTGTTTGGTCTTCATGATTAATAGTGACATAATTCCAATATGGTTGGTTGAC
This window of the Vigna angularis cultivar LongXiaoDou No.4 chromosome 7, ASM1680809v1, whole genome shotgun sequence genome carries:
- the LOC108336500 gene encoding AT-hook motif nuclear-localized protein 16 — its product is MDRKQEQDKGNSNMSGIDVTVITPKVPKAVSPVSSAAEGDTLRRPRGRPAGSKNKPKPPIIVTRESANALKAHAMEVSSGSDVNECLLNFARRKQRGLYILNGTGCVTNVTLRQPGSSGAIVTLHGRFEILSLLGSILPPPAPPGITGLTIYLAGAQGQVVGGAVVGALIASGPLVIMAASFMHATFDRLPLEDDELSAAMQNQHYQNGRTHHLDISDLYAMPQNLLMNGTMPQEIYSWAPGRNLSKT